One genomic region from Salvia hispanica cultivar TCC Black 2014 chromosome 2, UniMelb_Shisp_WGS_1.0, whole genome shotgun sequence encodes:
- the LOC125207323 gene encoding GBF-interacting protein 1-like isoform X1 has protein sequence MVSGAKIDGGAQVLSAGVRRTIQSIKEIVGNHSDADIYVVLKETNMDPNETTQKLLNQDPFHEVKRRKDRKKETPNPVQNSYTAVEPKKNNDVARMPAKYNTYPDRSSRRGGTSRNTASGGTREFRVVRDNRVNHTSVADSKPGINSSSRSPGVISSGSLKSSPSGSGHQEPAVFQHSSQSVKTADSQTRQTKDASSVGNDRKEMAGDKRFPIPSATSHVQTKANASQQQSTNLSSSSVVGVYSSSSDPVHVPSLHSRPAANVGAIRREVGVVGPRRQSSENSPKPSSSQGTSLPNAQSRQDGQSQESVQSFNAKSKNGHSNQNVASDSAVAGPPAGRSFSSNSYGSRSHQLIGHQKGKIAHLPNKEWKPKASVKPSAKTVSPPADNPEHTKKEAAVLQDNISQLNLSESQNVIIAAHIRVSEADRRRLTFGSIGDGFEMSANSVGMAANAVEELSANPSGSVSVSATETSGDEPVTTKSLEMMDGSVRSSESNSPPSGDLSDRTEKKDSSSPQNFHDYADVGLMRGNSPSYTPESLQQHDTTELPSFSGYDPQMACDISYFRPVVDENVRGPSLTSSQEVLGSHATNVVPASTIAMVQQHQQQQQLQLQQQQQQQFGQMYPQLHVSHFANMMPYRQFLPPVYVPPMPGYSNSPTYPHPSNGSSYLLMPGNSSHGTPSGVKYGIQQFKPVPTGTPTVFGNFTSPAGYAINAPGVVASTAGHDDSSRIKYKDNLYVPNPQAETSEIWMNARDASGMQSSYYNIPAQSPHPAAYLTSHSGHASFNAAAAAAQPSHMQFQGMYHPSPQPPTIASPHHMGPAMGGNVGVGVAAQAPGAQVGAYQQPQLGHLNWTGNF, from the exons ATGGTTTCCGGTGCAAAAATCGACGGCGGGGCGCAAGTCTTATCGGCGGGAGTGCGGAGAACTATCCAATCGATTAAAGAGATTGTGGGCAACCATTCTGATGCTGATATTTACGTGGTGCTTAAAGAGACCAACATGGATCCTAACGAAACCACCCAGAAACTGCTCAATCAAG ATCCATTCCATGAGGtgaagagaagaaaagataGGAAGAAAGAG ACCCCGAATCCAGTGCAAAATAGTTACACTGCAGTGGAGCCCAAGAAAAACAATGATGTTGCACGTATGCCTGCCAAGTATAATACTTATCCTGACCGTAGTTCTCGAAGAGGGGGAACCTCTCGAAATACTGCATCTG GGGGCACTCGAGAGTTTCGTGTTGTTCGTGACAATAGAGTCAATCATACTAGCGTCGCAGATTCAAAGCCTGGCATAAATTCATCTTCAAGAAGTCCAGGGGTGATCTCTAGTGGGTCATTGAAGAG TTCTCCCAGCGGTTCTGGACATCAAGAACCTGCTGTATTTCAGCATTCATCTCAGTCTGTCAAGACCGCTGATTCACAAACAAGGCAAACTAAGGATGCTTCTTCAGTTGGTAATGACAGGAAAGAAATGGCTGGTGATAAGCGCTTTCCAATTCCGAGTGCTACTTCACATGTGCAAACAAAGGCAAATGCTTCCCAGCAACAATCTACAAATTTGTCCAGTAGCTCCGTTGTGGGTGTTTATTCTTCCTCCTCTGATCCTGTTCACGTACCATCACTTCATTCTAGACCTGCTGCTAATGTTGGGGCCATCAGACGGGAGGTTGGAGTAGTGGGACCTCGTCGCCAGTCATCTGAAAATTCTCCTAAACCATCATCTTCTCAAGGCACATCTTTGCCAAATGCGCAATCCAGACAAGATGGCCAATCGCAAGAGTCTGTGCAGTCATTTAATGCTAAATCAAAGAATGGCCACTCAAACCAAAATGTGGCATCTGACTCTGCTGTAGCTGGTCCACCTGCTGGGAGATCATTTTCCAGTAATTCCTATGGTAGCCGTTCTCATCAACTCATTGGACACCAAAAAGGCAAGATAG CTCATCTGCCCAACAAGGAATGGAAGCCAAAAGCAAGTGTAAAACCAAGTGCAAAGACAGTCTCTCCTCCCGCAGACAATCCAGAACACACGAAAAAAGAAGCAGCTGTCTTGCAAGATAACATTTCGCAATTGAATCTTTCTGAAAGTCAAAATGTGATTATAGCTGCGCATATCCGTGTCTCTGAGGCAGACAGACGTCGTCTGACCTTTGGCAGCATAGGCGATGGGTTTGAAATGTCTGCTAATTCAGTTGGCATGGCTGCTAATGCCGTAGAAGAATTATCTGCCAATCCCTCTGGAAG TGTTTCAGTCTCTGCCACTGAAACCTCAGGAGATGAACCTGTTACTACCAAATCGTTAGAGATGATGGATGGCTCTGTGCGAAGTTCAGAATCCAATTCGCCTCCTTCAGGTGATCTGTCTGATCGGACTGAGAAGAAAGACTCTTCAAGTCCACAGAACTTTCATGACTATGCTGATGTTGGCTTGATGCGTGGCAACAGCCCATCTTATACTCCCGAATCACTACAGCAGCATGATACAACTGAACTGCCAAGCTTCTCG GGTTATGATCCCCAAATGGCTTGTGATATTTCCTACTTCCGCCCGGTTGTTGATGAAAATGTTAGAGGGCCAAGCCTTACATCATCTCAAGAG GTCCTTGGTTCACATGCAACAAATGTTGTTCCAGCTTCCACAATTGCAATGGTTCAGCAGCACCAACAACAGCAACAGCTGCAGCTACAGCAGCAACAACAGCAGCAGTTCGGCCAGATGTATCCCCAACTTCACGTCTCCCATTTTGCTAACATGATGCCGTATCGTCAATTCTTGCCTCCTGTCTATGTTCCGCCAATGCCTGGTTACTCCAATAGTCCCACATATCCTCATCCTTCAAATGGCAGCAGCTACTTGCTGATGCCCGGGAATAGCTCCCATGGGACTCCAAGTGGTGTCAAGTATGGTATCCAACAGTTCAAGCCTGTGCCTACTGGTACTCCAACTGTTTTTGGAAACTTCACCAGTCCTGCTGGTTATGCCATTAATGCTCCTGGGGTGGTTGCCAGCACCGCAGGCCATGATGATTCATCTCGTATAAAGTATAAAGATAATCTTTATGTTCCAAACCCTCAG GCGGAGACCTCTGAAATTTGGATGAACGCAAGGGATGCTTCTGGTATGCAGTCGTCATATTACAACATACCCGCGCAATCGCCTCATCCTGCTGCATATTTGACTTCACACAGCGGTCACGCCTCTTTCAATGCTGCTGCGGCTGCTGCACAGCCCTCCCATATGCAGTTCCAAGGCATGTACCATCCTTCCCCACAGCCCCCTACTATTGCAAGTCCTCATCATATGGGCCCTGCCATGGGCGGTAACGTGGGAGTTGGTGTGGCTGCTCAGGCTCCCGGAGCACAAGTGGGTGCGTACCAGCAACCTCAGTTGGGGCACTTGAATTGGACCGGTAATTTCtga
- the LOC125207323 gene encoding GBF-interacting protein 1-like isoform X2: protein MVSGAKIDGGAQVLSAGVRRTIQSIKEIVGNHSDADIYVVLKETNMDPNETTQKLLNQDPFHEVKRRKDRKKETPNPVQNSYTAVEPKKNNDVARMPAKYNTYPDRSSRRGGTSRNTASGGTREFRVVRDNRVNHTSVADSKPGINSSSRSPGVISSGSLKSSPSGSGHQEPAVFQHSSQSVKTADSQTRQTKDASSVGNDRKEMAGDKRFPIPSATSHVQTKANASQQQSTNLSSSSVVGVYSSSSDPVHVPSLHSRPAANVGAIRREVGVVGPRRQSSENSPKPSSSQGTSLPNAQSRQDGQSQESVQSFNAKSKNGHSNQNVASDSAVAGPPAGRSFSSNSYGSRSHQLIGHQKAHLPNKEWKPKASVKPSAKTVSPPADNPEHTKKEAAVLQDNISQLNLSESQNVIIAAHIRVSEADRRRLTFGSIGDGFEMSANSVGMAANAVEELSANPSGSVSVSATETSGDEPVTTKSLEMMDGSVRSSESNSPPSGDLSDRTEKKDSSSPQNFHDYADVGLMRGNSPSYTPESLQQHDTTELPSFSGYDPQMACDISYFRPVVDENVRGPSLTSSQEVLGSHATNVVPASTIAMVQQHQQQQQLQLQQQQQQQFGQMYPQLHVSHFANMMPYRQFLPPVYVPPMPGYSNSPTYPHPSNGSSYLLMPGNSSHGTPSGVKYGIQQFKPVPTGTPTVFGNFTSPAGYAINAPGVVASTAGHDDSSRIKYKDNLYVPNPQAETSEIWMNARDASGMQSSYYNIPAQSPHPAAYLTSHSGHASFNAAAAAAQPSHMQFQGMYHPSPQPPTIASPHHMGPAMGGNVGVGVAAQAPGAQVGAYQQPQLGHLNWTGNF from the exons ATGGTTTCCGGTGCAAAAATCGACGGCGGGGCGCAAGTCTTATCGGCGGGAGTGCGGAGAACTATCCAATCGATTAAAGAGATTGTGGGCAACCATTCTGATGCTGATATTTACGTGGTGCTTAAAGAGACCAACATGGATCCTAACGAAACCACCCAGAAACTGCTCAATCAAG ATCCATTCCATGAGGtgaagagaagaaaagataGGAAGAAAGAG ACCCCGAATCCAGTGCAAAATAGTTACACTGCAGTGGAGCCCAAGAAAAACAATGATGTTGCACGTATGCCTGCCAAGTATAATACTTATCCTGACCGTAGTTCTCGAAGAGGGGGAACCTCTCGAAATACTGCATCTG GGGGCACTCGAGAGTTTCGTGTTGTTCGTGACAATAGAGTCAATCATACTAGCGTCGCAGATTCAAAGCCTGGCATAAATTCATCTTCAAGAAGTCCAGGGGTGATCTCTAGTGGGTCATTGAAGAG TTCTCCCAGCGGTTCTGGACATCAAGAACCTGCTGTATTTCAGCATTCATCTCAGTCTGTCAAGACCGCTGATTCACAAACAAGGCAAACTAAGGATGCTTCTTCAGTTGGTAATGACAGGAAAGAAATGGCTGGTGATAAGCGCTTTCCAATTCCGAGTGCTACTTCACATGTGCAAACAAAGGCAAATGCTTCCCAGCAACAATCTACAAATTTGTCCAGTAGCTCCGTTGTGGGTGTTTATTCTTCCTCCTCTGATCCTGTTCACGTACCATCACTTCATTCTAGACCTGCTGCTAATGTTGGGGCCATCAGACGGGAGGTTGGAGTAGTGGGACCTCGTCGCCAGTCATCTGAAAATTCTCCTAAACCATCATCTTCTCAAGGCACATCTTTGCCAAATGCGCAATCCAGACAAGATGGCCAATCGCAAGAGTCTGTGCAGTCATTTAATGCTAAATCAAAGAATGGCCACTCAAACCAAAATGTGGCATCTGACTCTGCTGTAGCTGGTCCACCTGCTGGGAGATCATTTTCCAGTAATTCCTATGGTAGCCGTTCTCATCAACTCATTGGACACCAAAAAG CTCATCTGCCCAACAAGGAATGGAAGCCAAAAGCAAGTGTAAAACCAAGTGCAAAGACAGTCTCTCCTCCCGCAGACAATCCAGAACACACGAAAAAAGAAGCAGCTGTCTTGCAAGATAACATTTCGCAATTGAATCTTTCTGAAAGTCAAAATGTGATTATAGCTGCGCATATCCGTGTCTCTGAGGCAGACAGACGTCGTCTGACCTTTGGCAGCATAGGCGATGGGTTTGAAATGTCTGCTAATTCAGTTGGCATGGCTGCTAATGCCGTAGAAGAATTATCTGCCAATCCCTCTGGAAG TGTTTCAGTCTCTGCCACTGAAACCTCAGGAGATGAACCTGTTACTACCAAATCGTTAGAGATGATGGATGGCTCTGTGCGAAGTTCAGAATCCAATTCGCCTCCTTCAGGTGATCTGTCTGATCGGACTGAGAAGAAAGACTCTTCAAGTCCACAGAACTTTCATGACTATGCTGATGTTGGCTTGATGCGTGGCAACAGCCCATCTTATACTCCCGAATCACTACAGCAGCATGATACAACTGAACTGCCAAGCTTCTCG GGTTATGATCCCCAAATGGCTTGTGATATTTCCTACTTCCGCCCGGTTGTTGATGAAAATGTTAGAGGGCCAAGCCTTACATCATCTCAAGAG GTCCTTGGTTCACATGCAACAAATGTTGTTCCAGCTTCCACAATTGCAATGGTTCAGCAGCACCAACAACAGCAACAGCTGCAGCTACAGCAGCAACAACAGCAGCAGTTCGGCCAGATGTATCCCCAACTTCACGTCTCCCATTTTGCTAACATGATGCCGTATCGTCAATTCTTGCCTCCTGTCTATGTTCCGCCAATGCCTGGTTACTCCAATAGTCCCACATATCCTCATCCTTCAAATGGCAGCAGCTACTTGCTGATGCCCGGGAATAGCTCCCATGGGACTCCAAGTGGTGTCAAGTATGGTATCCAACAGTTCAAGCCTGTGCCTACTGGTACTCCAACTGTTTTTGGAAACTTCACCAGTCCTGCTGGTTATGCCATTAATGCTCCTGGGGTGGTTGCCAGCACCGCAGGCCATGATGATTCATCTCGTATAAAGTATAAAGATAATCTTTATGTTCCAAACCCTCAG GCGGAGACCTCTGAAATTTGGATGAACGCAAGGGATGCTTCTGGTATGCAGTCGTCATATTACAACATACCCGCGCAATCGCCTCATCCTGCTGCATATTTGACTTCACACAGCGGTCACGCCTCTTTCAATGCTGCTGCGGCTGCTGCACAGCCCTCCCATATGCAGTTCCAAGGCATGTACCATCCTTCCCCACAGCCCCCTACTATTGCAAGTCCTCATCATATGGGCCCTGCCATGGGCGGTAACGTGGGAGTTGGTGTGGCTGCTCAGGCTCCCGGAGCACAAGTGGGTGCGTACCAGCAACCTCAGTTGGGGCACTTGAATTGGACCGGTAATTTCtga
- the LOC125204554 gene encoding protein BIG GRAIN 1-like A, protein MVERCGYGRESEISHFASSNSSFSSSLLDAIYRSIDRGDEEVPIYGGGVRKKSFGAGGAGGANVRRGVIERDEEMESFQRACMVEKWVEKKVSEKSVGRRRSVADFDQVKKLRKDRESSSWSSSDSSSEAESIQVQRPKPIRTGIEKEKIATNRRESEQKPKIEGGFSKTKLRALKIYGDLKKVKQPISPGGKLAGFLNSLFPGGKGKIGDESPILKSTTSASSCSSRSCLSKTPSSRGNAKRSVRFSPVSVIVDSEINNKKQTSSNHSSKNSIRSVINEELMAHVMDQNRRVEEVARDLLRNYQRQNQQPQVFNRNFDDDEDDNDAASCASSDLFELDNLSAIGMEIYREELPVYETTRLDSAGNGLIY, encoded by the coding sequence ATGGTGGAGAGGTGCGGCTACGGCAGGGAGAGCGAGATCTCGCACTTCGCCTCCTCGAATTCGTCGTTTTCCTCGAGTTTGCTCGACGCGATCTACCGATCGATCGATCGAGGAGACGAGGAGGTGCCGATCTACGGCGGAGGAGTGAGGAAGAAGAGCTTCGGCGCCGGCGGCGCAGGAGGCGCTAACGTGCGCCGCGGCGTGATTGAGCGCGATGAGGAGATGGAGAGCTTCCAGCGCGCTTGCATGGTTGAGAAATGGGTGGAGAAGAAGGTGAGCGAGAAATCCGTCGGTCGGAGGAGATCCGTCGCTGATTTTGATCAGGTGAAGAAGCTGCGGAAGGATCGGGAGAGTTCTAGCTGGAGCTCCTCCGATTCGAGCTCGGAGGCGGAGTCGATTCAGGTGCAGCGGCCGAAGCCGATCAGGACGGGGATcgagaaggagaaaatcgcAACGAATCGCCGCGAATCGGAGCAGAAACCTAAAATTGAAGGCGGATTCTCGAAGACGAAGCTGCGCGCGCTGAAAATCTACGGCGATTTGAAGAAGGTGAAGCAGCCGATATCCCCCGGCGGAAAACTCGCCGGATTCCTGAACTCGCTCTTCCCCGGCGGAAAAGGCAAAATCGGCGACGAATCGCCGATTTTGAAATCCACAACTTCCGCGTCGTCGTGCTCTTCCCGATCCTGCCTCAGCAAAACGCCGTCGTCCAGAGGCAACGCGAAGAGATCCGTGAGATTCTCTCCGGTGAGCGTGATCGTCGACTCAgaaatcaacaacaaaaagCAGACATCATCAAATCACAGCAGCAAAAACAGCATCAGAAGCGTGATCAACGAAGAGCTAATGGCGCACGTGATGGATCAGAACCGCCGCGTCGAGGAGGTGGCGAGGGATTTGCTGAGGAATTACCAGAGGCAAAATCAACAGCCACAGGTTTTCAATCGAAATTTCGACGACGATGAAGACGACAACGATGCAGCAAGCTGCGCGAGCTCAGATTTGTTCGAGCTCGATAATCTCTCGGCGATTGGGATGGAGATTTACAGAGAGGAGCTGCCGGTTTACGAGACGACGCGGCTCGATTCCGCCGGCAACGGattaatctattaa
- the LOC125207375 gene encoding omega-amidase, chloroplastic-like isoform X1 yields MQETSKLKIGLCQLSVTSDKKVNNERARSSIERASKQGARLVVLPELWNCPNSSDFIALFAENFEDEESASSFKTMSQAAREQKIIVVGGSVPERSGDRLYNTCCVFSSSGELLSKHRKRDNCLQIHLFDISIEGDITFRESDTFAAGSDPTIVDTDVGCIGIGICHDIGFPELAMLYRDRGAHLICYPGAFNISTGEALWELMQRARALDNQLFVATCSPSRDSAGSYPIWGHSTLVNPLGEIVATVGHDESVVVAEVDYSVVRITRENLPVLKQRREDVYQFIGIND; encoded by the exons ATGCAGGAAACCAGTAAg CTGAAGATCGGGCTGTGTCAGCTATCAGTCACCTCAGATAAGAAAGTCAACAACGAGAGAGCGCGAAGCTCGATCGAGCGCGCTTCCAAGCAAGGCGCCAGATTAGTAGTCTTACCT GAGCTGTGGAACTGCCCTAATTCGAGCGATTTCATCGCGCTGTTTGCTGAGAATTTTGAGGACGAAGAGAGTGCTTCTTCGTTTAAAACGATGTCGCAAGCTGCTCGTGAACAGAAGATAATTGTTGTTGGAGGTTCGGTTCCAGAACGGAGCGGTGATCGGTTGTACAACACTTGTTGTGTCTTCTCAAGCAGCGGAGAATTGTTATCTAAGCACAGAAAA CGTGATAATTGCTTGCAGATACATTTGTTTGATATTAGCATCGAAGGGGATATTACATTCCGTGAGTCGGATACGTTTGCAGCTGGATCTGATCCTACAATAGTTGACACTG ATGTTGGTTGTATTGGAATTGGCATTTGCCATGATATTGGCTTCCCTGAGCTTGCTATGCTGTACAGGGACAGAG GTGCTCATTTAATTTGCTACCCTGGAGCTTTCAACATTAGCACTGGCGAAGCACTTTGGGAACTCATGCAACGAGCAAG GGCACTTGATAACCAG CTTTTCGTTGCTACTTGCTCACCTTCCCGTGATTCTGCTGGTTCTTACCCGATATGGGGCCATTCTACTCTTGTTAATCCG TTGGGTGAGATTGTCGCCACCGTAGGGCATGATGAGTCGGTTGTTGTTGCCGAAGTTGATTACTCTGTGGTTCGGATCACTAG GGAGAACCTTCCTGTTCTGAAGCAAAGGCGCGAGGATGTTTATCAGTTCATTGGCATAAATGACTAA
- the LOC125207375 gene encoding omega-amidase, chloroplastic-like isoform X2, whose product MQETSKLKIGLCQLSVTSDKKVNNERARSSIERASKQGARLVVLPELWNCPNSSDFIALFAENFEDEESASSFKTMSQAAREQKIIVVGGSVPERSGDRLYNTCCVFSSSGELLSKHRKIHLFDISIEGDITFRESDTFAAGSDPTIVDTDVGCIGIGICHDIGFPELAMLYRDRGAHLICYPGAFNISTGEALWELMQRARALDNQLFVATCSPSRDSAGSYPIWGHSTLVNPLGEIVATVGHDESVVVAEVDYSVVRITRENLPVLKQRREDVYQFIGIND is encoded by the exons ATGCAGGAAACCAGTAAg CTGAAGATCGGGCTGTGTCAGCTATCAGTCACCTCAGATAAGAAAGTCAACAACGAGAGAGCGCGAAGCTCGATCGAGCGCGCTTCCAAGCAAGGCGCCAGATTAGTAGTCTTACCT GAGCTGTGGAACTGCCCTAATTCGAGCGATTTCATCGCGCTGTTTGCTGAGAATTTTGAGGACGAAGAGAGTGCTTCTTCGTTTAAAACGATGTCGCAAGCTGCTCGTGAACAGAAGATAATTGTTGTTGGAGGTTCGGTTCCAGAACGGAGCGGTGATCGGTTGTACAACACTTGTTGTGTCTTCTCAAGCAGCGGAGAATTGTTATCTAAGCACAGAAAA ATACATTTGTTTGATATTAGCATCGAAGGGGATATTACATTCCGTGAGTCGGATACGTTTGCAGCTGGATCTGATCCTACAATAGTTGACACTG ATGTTGGTTGTATTGGAATTGGCATTTGCCATGATATTGGCTTCCCTGAGCTTGCTATGCTGTACAGGGACAGAG GTGCTCATTTAATTTGCTACCCTGGAGCTTTCAACATTAGCACTGGCGAAGCACTTTGGGAACTCATGCAACGAGCAAG GGCACTTGATAACCAG CTTTTCGTTGCTACTTGCTCACCTTCCCGTGATTCTGCTGGTTCTTACCCGATATGGGGCCATTCTACTCTTGTTAATCCG TTGGGTGAGATTGTCGCCACCGTAGGGCATGATGAGTCGGTTGTTGTTGCCGAAGTTGATTACTCTGTGGTTCGGATCACTAG GGAGAACCTTCCTGTTCTGAAGCAAAGGCGCGAGGATGTTTATCAGTTCATTGGCATAAATGACTAA